A part of Lutra lutra mitochondrion, complete genome genomic DNA contains:
- the ND5 gene encoding NADH dehydrogenase subunit 5 has translation MNLFTSSILVTLLMLTIPIMMTSTTLYTNKLYPQYVKTTTSYAFMISLIPMMMFLYSGQDTMISNWHWITIQTMKLSLSFKLDYFSMIFVPVALFVTWSIMEFSMWYMHSDPYINRFFKYLLLFLITMMILVTANNMFQLFIGWEGVGIMSFLLIGWWYGRTDANTAALQAILYNRIGDVGFILAMAWFLANLNTWDLQQIFMTNHKNLSIPLTGLLLAATGKSAQFGLHPWLPSAMEGPTPVSALLHSSTMVVAGVFLLIRFHPLMEHNKTMQTITLCLGAITTLFTAICALTQNDIKKIIAFSTSSQLGLMIVTIGINQPYLAFLHICTHAFFKAMLFMCSGSIIHSLNDEQDVRKMGGLFKALPFTTTSLIVGSLALTGMPFLTGFYSKDLIIETANTSYTNAWALLMTLVATSMTAAYSTRILFFALLGQPRFNPIITINESNPLLINSIKRLLFGSIFAGFLISYNITPTTTPQVTMPHYLKTMALTVTVLGFILALELNLTTQNLKFKYPSNLFKFSNMLGYFPTTIHRLMPKANLLMSQKSASTLLDMIWLEKILPKSVSHFQVKSSIIITSQKGLIKLYFLSFMLTLALSLLMLNFHE, from the coding sequence TAATAATGTTTCTCTATTCAGGCCAAGATACGATAATCTCAAATTGACACTGGATTACAATTCAAACGATAAAACTCTCACTCAGCTTTAAACTCGACTACTTTTCAATGATTTTCGTACCAGTAGCGCTATTCGTTACATGGTCCATTATAGAATTCTCAATGTGATATATACACTCAGACCCCTACATTAACCGATTCTTCAAGTACCTACTCCTTTTCCTCATCACTATAATAATCCTGGTCACCGCCAACAACATATTTCAACTATTTATCGGGTGAGAAGGAGTAGGCATTATATCATTCCTACTCATCGGCTGATGGTACGGACGGACAGATGCCAACACAGCTGCACTACAAGCCATCCTCTACAACCGTATTGGAGACGTAGGGTTCATCCTAGCCATAGCCTGATTCCTAGCCAACCTAAACACCTGAGACCTCCAACAAATCTTCATGACCAACCACAAAAACCTAAGCATCCCCCTTACGGGCCTATTACTAGCAGCCACCGGAAAGTCCGCACAATTCGGCCTCCACCCATGACTACCCTCAGCCATAGAAGGTCCAACCCCTGTATCGGCCCTACTGCACTCAAGCACTATGGTTGTCGCAGGAGTATTCCTCCTAATCCGATTCCACCCCCTAATAGAACATAACAAGACCATACAAACCATCACACTGTGCTTGGGGGCAATTACAACTTTATTCACAGCAATCTGCGCCTTAACACAAAACGACATCAAAAAAATTATTGCTTTCTCTACTTCAAGCCAACTCGGACTAATAATTGTAACCATCGGCATTAACCAGCCCTACCTGGCATTCCTTCACATCTGCACGCATGCATTCTTCAAAGCCATGTTATTCATGTGCTCCGGATCAATTATCCACAGCCTAAATGACGAACAGGATGTTCGAAAGATAGGAGGACTATTTAAAGCGCTACCATTTACCACCACTTCCCTAATTGTTGGAAGCCTAGCACTCACGGGAATACCCTTCCTAACGGGATTCTACTCCAAAGACCTAATCATCGAGACCGCCAACACGTCGTATACCAACGCCTGAGCCCTTCTAATAACTCTCGTCGCCACCTCCATGACAGCTGCCTACAGCACCCGAATCTTATTCTTCGCACTCTTAGGACAACCCCGCTTCAACCCTATCATCACAATCAACGAGAGTAATCCACTCCTAATCAATTCCATTAAACGTCTCCTGTTCGGGAGTATTTTCGCAGGATTCCTAATCTCCTACAACATTACACCCACCACCACCCCACAGGTAACTATGCCTCATTACCTTAAAACTATAGCCCTAACCGTAACTGTCTTAGGTTTCATCCTGGCACTAGAACTTAACCTCACAACGCAGAACCTAAAATTTAAATACCCCTCGAACCTATTTAAATTCTCAAACATACTAGGCTATTTTCCCACCACCATTCACCGCCTAATACCTAAAGCAAACCTACTCATAAGCCAAAAATCAGCATCAACACTACTAGATATAATTTGACTAGAAAAAATCCTACCAAAATCCGTCTCCCATTTCCAAGTAAAATCCTCGATCATCATTACTAGCCAAAAAGGCCTAATCAAACTATACTTCTTATCATTTATACTAACCCTAGCCCTCAGTTTACTTATACTTAATTTCCACGAGTAA